A section of the Gallus gallus isolate bGalGal1 chromosome 4, bGalGal1.mat.broiler.GRCg7b, whole genome shotgun sequence genome encodes:
- the CLCN3 gene encoding H(+)/Cl(-) exchange transporter 3 isoform X4, producing MTNGGSINSSTHLLDLLDEPIPGVGTYDDFHTIDWVREKCKDRERHRRINSKKKESAWEMTKSLYDAWSGWLVVTLTGLASGALAGLIDIAADWMTDLKEGICLSALWFNHEQCCWGSNETTFEERDKCPQWKTWAELIIGQAEGPGSYIMNYIMYIFWALSFAFLAVCLVKVFAPYACGSGIPEIKTILSGFIIRGYLGKWTLMIKTITLVLAVASGLSLGKEGPLVHVACCCGNIFSYLFPKYSTNEAKKREVLSAASAAGVSVAFGAPIGGVLFSLEEVSYYFPLKTLWRSFFAALVAAFVLRSINPFGNSRLVLFYVEYHTPWYLFELLPFILLGVFGGLWGAFFIRANIAWCRRRKSTKFGKYPVLEVIIVAAITAVIAFPNPYTRLNTSELIKELFTDCGPLESSSLCDYRNDMNASKIVDDIPDRPAGTGVYSAIWQLCLALIFKIIMTVFTFGIKVPSGLFIPSMAIGAIAGRIVGIAVEQLAYYHHDWFIFKEWCEVGADCITPGLYAMVGAAACLGGVTRMTVSLVVIVFELTGGLEYIVPLMAAVMTSKWVGDAFGREGIYEAHIRLNGYPFLDAKEEFTHTTLAADVMRPRRSDPPLAVLTQDNMTVEDIENLINETSYNGFPVIMSKESQRLVGFALRRDLTIAIESARKKQEGIVGSSRVCFAQHTPSLPAESPRPLKLRSILDMSPFTVTDHTPMEIVVDIFRKLGLRQCLVTHNGIVLGIITKKNILEHLEQLKQHVEPLAPPWHYNKKRYPPSYGPDGKPRPRLNNVQLKPIAEEREETEEEVHLLNSTTL from the exons ATGACAAATGGAGGAAGCATCAACAGTTCAACACATTTACTGGATCTTCTGGATGAACCAATTCCTGGAGTAGGAACGTACGATGACTTCCATACCATTGACTGGGTTCGAGAGAAGtgcaaagacagagaaaggcaTAGACGG ATtaacagcaagaagaaagaatCAGCATGGGAGATGACAAAAAGTTTGTATGATGCATGGTCAGGATGGCTCGTAGTCACGCTAACTGGCTTGGCATcag GGGCGCTGGCAGGATTAATTGACATTGCTGCTGACTGGATGACTGACTTAAAGGAAGGCATTTGCCTTAGTGCTTTGTGGTTTAACCATGAACAGTGTTGCTGGGGTTCAAATGAGACCACGTTTGAAGAGAGAGATAAATGTCCACAGTGGAAAACTTGGGCAGAGCTAATAATTGGgcaagcagaa GGTCCGGGTTCATACATAATGAACTACATAATGTACATTTTCTGGGCTTTGAGCTTTGCCTTCTTAGCAGTTTGTCTGGTGAAGGTGTTTGCTCCATATGCCTGTGGCTCGGGGATACCTGAG ataaaaactattttgagTGGCTTCATCATCAGAGGTTACCTGGGGAAGTGGACTTTGATGATAAAAACCATCACTTTAGTCTTGGCTGTAGCATCGGGTTTGAGTTTAGGAAAAGAAGGTCCCTTGGTACATGttgcctgctgctgtgggaatattttttcctacctCTTTCCAAAGTACAGCACAAATGAAGCTAAAAAACGAGAG GTATTGTCAGCTGCTTCAGCAGCGGGAGTGTCTGTAGCCTTTGGTGCCCCAATTGGTGGAGTCcttttcagtctggaggag GTCAGTTACTATTTCCCACTGAAAACTTTATGGAGATcattttttgctgctttagtagctgcatttgttttaagGTCCATCAATCCTTTTGGTAATAGCCGCCTAGTTCTTTTTTATGTGGAATATCACACTCCTTGGTACCTTTTTGAACTGCTACCTTTTATTCTTTTGGGAGTATTTGGTGGGCTCTGGGGAGCATTTTTCATCCGAGCAAACATTGCATGGTGTCGTCGACGCAAATCTACAAAGTTTGGGAAGTACCCTGTCCTGGAGGTCATCATTGTTGCAGCAATAACAGCTGTCATCGCATTTCCTAATCCATATACGAGGCTAAACACTAGTGAGCTTATTAAAGAGCTCTTCACAGACTGTGGGCCGTTAGAGTCCTCCTCCCTCTGTGACTACAGAAATGATATGAATGCAAGCAAAATAGTAGATGATATTCCTGACCGTCCAGCAGGCACTGGAGTCTATTCAGCTATATGGCAATTGTGTTTAGCactcatatttaaaataatcatgACAGTCTTCACCTTTGGTATTAAG GTTCCATCTGGGTTGTTCATACCTAGTATGGCAATTGGAGCAATAGCAGGAAGGATTGTAGGGATTGCAGTGGAGCAGCTGGCTTACTATCATCACGACTGGTTCATTTTCAAGGAGTGGTGTGAAGTTGGAGCTGACTGTATTACGCCTGGTCTTTATGCCATGGTTGGTGCTGCTGCGTGCTTAG GTGGTGTGACAAGAATGACTGTGTCCCTGGTAGTTATTGTCTTTGAGCTAACAGGAGGGCTGGAGTATATTGTGCCCTTAATGGCTGCAGTCATGACCAGTAAGTGGGTAGGAGATGCCTTTGGTAGGGAAGGCATCTATGAGGCACACATCCGACTGAATGGATATCCCTTCTTGGATGCAAAGGAGGAATTTACTCACACGACACTGGCTGCTGATGTTATGAGACCTCGAAGAAGCGACCCACCTTTAGCTGTTTTAACACAGGATAATATGACAGTAGAAGACATAGAAAACTTGATCAACGAAACCAGCTATAATGGATTTCCTGTTATTATGTCAAAAGAATCACAGAGGCTAGTGGGCTTTGCTTTAAGAAGAGATTTAACTATTGCAATAG AAAGTGCCAGGAAGAAGCAGGAAGGGATTGTTGGCAGTTCCAGGGTCTGTTTTGCCCAGCATACCCCATCACTTCCAGCAGAAAGCCCTCGGCCCTTGAAACTTAGAAGCATACTTGACATGAGCCCTTTCACCGTGACAGACCATACCCCTATGGAAATAGTGGTGGATATTTTCCGGAAGTTGGGTTTGAGGCAGTGCCTTGTGACACACAATGG GATTGTCTTGGGGATCATCACAAAGAAGAACATATTAGAGCATCTCGAGCAACTAAAGCAGCACGTCGAACCCTTG GCGCCTCCTTGGCATTATAACAAAAAAAGATATCCTCCGTCATATGGCCCAGACGGCAAACCAAGACCCCGCCTCAATAATGTTCAACTGAAACCCATAGctgaggagagagaggaaactGAAGAGGAGGTTCATTTGTTGAATAGCACAACACTTTAG
- the CLCN3 gene encoding H(+)/Cl(-) exchange transporter 3 isoform X1 yields the protein MESEQLFHRGYYRNSYNSITSASSDEELLDGAGVIMDFQTSEDDNLLDGDASIGTHYTMTNGGSINSSTHLLDLLDEPIPGVGTYDDFHTIDWVREKCKDRERHRRINSKKKESAWEMTKSLYDAWSGWLVVTLTGLASGALAGLIDIAADWMTDLKEGICLSALWFNHEQCCWGSNETTFEERDKCPQWKTWAELIIGQAEGPGSYIMNYIMYIFWALSFAFLAVCLVKVFAPYACGSGIPEIKTILSGFIIRGYLGKWTLMIKTITLVLAVASGLSLGKEGPLVHVACCCGNIFSYLFPKYSTNEAKKREVLSAASAAGVSVAFGAPIGGVLFSLEEVSYYFPLKTLWRSFFAALVAAFVLRSINPFGNSRLVLFYVEYHTPWYLFELLPFILLGVFGGLWGAFFIRANIAWCRRRKSTKFGKYPVLEVIIVAAITAVIAFPNPYTRLNTSELIKELFTDCGPLESSSLCDYRNDMNASKIVDDIPDRPAGTGVYSAIWQLCLALIFKIIMTVFTFGIKVPSGLFIPSMAIGAIAGRIVGIAVEQLAYYHHDWFIFKEWCEVGADCITPGLYAMVGAAACLGGVTRMTVSLVVIVFELTGGLEYIVPLMAAVMTSKWVGDAFGREGIYEAHIRLNGYPFLDAKEEFTHTTLAADVMRPRRSDPPLAVLTQDNMTVEDIENLINETSYNGFPVIMSKESQRLVGFALRRDLTIAIESARKKQEGIVGSSRVCFAQHTPSLPAESPRPLKLRSILDMSPFTVTDHTPMEIVVDIFRKLGLRQCLVTHNGIVLGIITKKNILEHLEQLKQHVEPLAPPWHYNKKRYPPSYGPDGKPRPRLNNVQLKPIAEEREETEEEVHLLNSTTL from the exons ATGGAGTCTGAGCAGCTGTTTCATAGAGGCTACTATCGAAACAGTTACAACAGTATAACCAGTGCAAGCAGCGATGAGGAGCTTTTAGATGGAGCGGGTGTAATTATGGACTTTCAGACCTCTGAAGATGACAATCTCTTGGATGGTGATGCATCAATCG GAACTCATTATACAATGACAAATGGAGGAAGCATCAACAGTTCAACACATTTACTGGATCTTCTGGATGAACCAATTCCTGGAGTAGGAACGTACGATGACTTCCATACCATTGACTGGGTTCGAGAGAAGtgcaaagacagagaaaggcaTAGACGG ATtaacagcaagaagaaagaatCAGCATGGGAGATGACAAAAAGTTTGTATGATGCATGGTCAGGATGGCTCGTAGTCACGCTAACTGGCTTGGCATcag GGGCGCTGGCAGGATTAATTGACATTGCTGCTGACTGGATGACTGACTTAAAGGAAGGCATTTGCCTTAGTGCTTTGTGGTTTAACCATGAACAGTGTTGCTGGGGTTCAAATGAGACCACGTTTGAAGAGAGAGATAAATGTCCACAGTGGAAAACTTGGGCAGAGCTAATAATTGGgcaagcagaa GGTCCGGGTTCATACATAATGAACTACATAATGTACATTTTCTGGGCTTTGAGCTTTGCCTTCTTAGCAGTTTGTCTGGTGAAGGTGTTTGCTCCATATGCCTGTGGCTCGGGGATACCTGAG ataaaaactattttgagTGGCTTCATCATCAGAGGTTACCTGGGGAAGTGGACTTTGATGATAAAAACCATCACTTTAGTCTTGGCTGTAGCATCGGGTTTGAGTTTAGGAAAAGAAGGTCCCTTGGTACATGttgcctgctgctgtgggaatattttttcctacctCTTTCCAAAGTACAGCACAAATGAAGCTAAAAAACGAGAG GTATTGTCAGCTGCTTCAGCAGCGGGAGTGTCTGTAGCCTTTGGTGCCCCAATTGGTGGAGTCcttttcagtctggaggag GTCAGTTACTATTTCCCACTGAAAACTTTATGGAGATcattttttgctgctttagtagctgcatttgttttaagGTCCATCAATCCTTTTGGTAATAGCCGCCTAGTTCTTTTTTATGTGGAATATCACACTCCTTGGTACCTTTTTGAACTGCTACCTTTTATTCTTTTGGGAGTATTTGGTGGGCTCTGGGGAGCATTTTTCATCCGAGCAAACATTGCATGGTGTCGTCGACGCAAATCTACAAAGTTTGGGAAGTACCCTGTCCTGGAGGTCATCATTGTTGCAGCAATAACAGCTGTCATCGCATTTCCTAATCCATATACGAGGCTAAACACTAGTGAGCTTATTAAAGAGCTCTTCACAGACTGTGGGCCGTTAGAGTCCTCCTCCCTCTGTGACTACAGAAATGATATGAATGCAAGCAAAATAGTAGATGATATTCCTGACCGTCCAGCAGGCACTGGAGTCTATTCAGCTATATGGCAATTGTGTTTAGCactcatatttaaaataatcatgACAGTCTTCACCTTTGGTATTAAG GTTCCATCTGGGTTGTTCATACCTAGTATGGCAATTGGAGCAATAGCAGGAAGGATTGTAGGGATTGCAGTGGAGCAGCTGGCTTACTATCATCACGACTGGTTCATTTTCAAGGAGTGGTGTGAAGTTGGAGCTGACTGTATTACGCCTGGTCTTTATGCCATGGTTGGTGCTGCTGCGTGCTTAG GTGGTGTGACAAGAATGACTGTGTCCCTGGTAGTTATTGTCTTTGAGCTAACAGGAGGGCTGGAGTATATTGTGCCCTTAATGGCTGCAGTCATGACCAGTAAGTGGGTAGGAGATGCCTTTGGTAGGGAAGGCATCTATGAGGCACACATCCGACTGAATGGATATCCCTTCTTGGATGCAAAGGAGGAATTTACTCACACGACACTGGCTGCTGATGTTATGAGACCTCGAAGAAGCGACCCACCTTTAGCTGTTTTAACACAGGATAATATGACAGTAGAAGACATAGAAAACTTGATCAACGAAACCAGCTATAATGGATTTCCTGTTATTATGTCAAAAGAATCACAGAGGCTAGTGGGCTTTGCTTTAAGAAGAGATTTAACTATTGCAATAG AAAGTGCCAGGAAGAAGCAGGAAGGGATTGTTGGCAGTTCCAGGGTCTGTTTTGCCCAGCATACCCCATCACTTCCAGCAGAAAGCCCTCGGCCCTTGAAACTTAGAAGCATACTTGACATGAGCCCTTTCACCGTGACAGACCATACCCCTATGGAAATAGTGGTGGATATTTTCCGGAAGTTGGGTTTGAGGCAGTGCCTTGTGACACACAATGG GATTGTCTTGGGGATCATCACAAAGAAGAACATATTAGAGCATCTCGAGCAACTAAAGCAGCACGTCGAACCCTTG GCGCCTCCTTGGCATTATAACAAAAAAAGATATCCTCCGTCATATGGCCCAGACGGCAAACCAAGACCCCGCCTCAATAATGTTCAACTGAAACCCATAGctgaggagagagaggaaactGAAGAGGAGGTTCATTTGTTGAATAGCACAACACTTTAG
- the CLCN3 gene encoding H(+)/Cl(-) exchange transporter 3 isoform X2, translating into MDASSDPYLPYDGGGDGIPLRELHKRGTHYTMTNGGSINSSTHLLDLLDEPIPGVGTYDDFHTIDWVREKCKDRERHRRINSKKKESAWEMTKSLYDAWSGWLVVTLTGLASGALAGLIDIAADWMTDLKEGICLSALWFNHEQCCWGSNETTFEERDKCPQWKTWAELIIGQAEGPGSYIMNYIMYIFWALSFAFLAVCLVKVFAPYACGSGIPEIKTILSGFIIRGYLGKWTLMIKTITLVLAVASGLSLGKEGPLVHVACCCGNIFSYLFPKYSTNEAKKREVLSAASAAGVSVAFGAPIGGVLFSLEEVSYYFPLKTLWRSFFAALVAAFVLRSINPFGNSRLVLFYVEYHTPWYLFELLPFILLGVFGGLWGAFFIRANIAWCRRRKSTKFGKYPVLEVIIVAAITAVIAFPNPYTRLNTSELIKELFTDCGPLESSSLCDYRNDMNASKIVDDIPDRPAGTGVYSAIWQLCLALIFKIIMTVFTFGIKVPSGLFIPSMAIGAIAGRIVGIAVEQLAYYHHDWFIFKEWCEVGADCITPGLYAMVGAAACLGGVTRMTVSLVVIVFELTGGLEYIVPLMAAVMTSKWVGDAFGREGIYEAHIRLNGYPFLDAKEEFTHTTLAADVMRPRRSDPPLAVLTQDNMTVEDIENLINETSYNGFPVIMSKESQRLVGFALRRDLTIAIESARKKQEGIVGSSRVCFAQHTPSLPAESPRPLKLRSILDMSPFTVTDHTPMEIVVDIFRKLGLRQCLVTHNGIVLGIITKKNILEHLEQLKQHVEPLAPPWHYNKKRYPPSYGPDGKPRPRLNNVQLKPIAEEREETEEEVHLLNSTTL; encoded by the exons ATGGATGCCTCTTCCGACCCGTACTTGCCCTACGATGGCGGAGGAGACGGCATTCCGCTCCGGGAGCTGCATAAAAGAG GAACTCATTATACAATGACAAATGGAGGAAGCATCAACAGTTCAACACATTTACTGGATCTTCTGGATGAACCAATTCCTGGAGTAGGAACGTACGATGACTTCCATACCATTGACTGGGTTCGAGAGAAGtgcaaagacagagaaaggcaTAGACGG ATtaacagcaagaagaaagaatCAGCATGGGAGATGACAAAAAGTTTGTATGATGCATGGTCAGGATGGCTCGTAGTCACGCTAACTGGCTTGGCATcag GGGCGCTGGCAGGATTAATTGACATTGCTGCTGACTGGATGACTGACTTAAAGGAAGGCATTTGCCTTAGTGCTTTGTGGTTTAACCATGAACAGTGTTGCTGGGGTTCAAATGAGACCACGTTTGAAGAGAGAGATAAATGTCCACAGTGGAAAACTTGGGCAGAGCTAATAATTGGgcaagcagaa GGTCCGGGTTCATACATAATGAACTACATAATGTACATTTTCTGGGCTTTGAGCTTTGCCTTCTTAGCAGTTTGTCTGGTGAAGGTGTTTGCTCCATATGCCTGTGGCTCGGGGATACCTGAG ataaaaactattttgagTGGCTTCATCATCAGAGGTTACCTGGGGAAGTGGACTTTGATGATAAAAACCATCACTTTAGTCTTGGCTGTAGCATCGGGTTTGAGTTTAGGAAAAGAAGGTCCCTTGGTACATGttgcctgctgctgtgggaatattttttcctacctCTTTCCAAAGTACAGCACAAATGAAGCTAAAAAACGAGAG GTATTGTCAGCTGCTTCAGCAGCGGGAGTGTCTGTAGCCTTTGGTGCCCCAATTGGTGGAGTCcttttcagtctggaggag GTCAGTTACTATTTCCCACTGAAAACTTTATGGAGATcattttttgctgctttagtagctgcatttgttttaagGTCCATCAATCCTTTTGGTAATAGCCGCCTAGTTCTTTTTTATGTGGAATATCACACTCCTTGGTACCTTTTTGAACTGCTACCTTTTATTCTTTTGGGAGTATTTGGTGGGCTCTGGGGAGCATTTTTCATCCGAGCAAACATTGCATGGTGTCGTCGACGCAAATCTACAAAGTTTGGGAAGTACCCTGTCCTGGAGGTCATCATTGTTGCAGCAATAACAGCTGTCATCGCATTTCCTAATCCATATACGAGGCTAAACACTAGTGAGCTTATTAAAGAGCTCTTCACAGACTGTGGGCCGTTAGAGTCCTCCTCCCTCTGTGACTACAGAAATGATATGAATGCAAGCAAAATAGTAGATGATATTCCTGACCGTCCAGCAGGCACTGGAGTCTATTCAGCTATATGGCAATTGTGTTTAGCactcatatttaaaataatcatgACAGTCTTCACCTTTGGTATTAAG GTTCCATCTGGGTTGTTCATACCTAGTATGGCAATTGGAGCAATAGCAGGAAGGATTGTAGGGATTGCAGTGGAGCAGCTGGCTTACTATCATCACGACTGGTTCATTTTCAAGGAGTGGTGTGAAGTTGGAGCTGACTGTATTACGCCTGGTCTTTATGCCATGGTTGGTGCTGCTGCGTGCTTAG GTGGTGTGACAAGAATGACTGTGTCCCTGGTAGTTATTGTCTTTGAGCTAACAGGAGGGCTGGAGTATATTGTGCCCTTAATGGCTGCAGTCATGACCAGTAAGTGGGTAGGAGATGCCTTTGGTAGGGAAGGCATCTATGAGGCACACATCCGACTGAATGGATATCCCTTCTTGGATGCAAAGGAGGAATTTACTCACACGACACTGGCTGCTGATGTTATGAGACCTCGAAGAAGCGACCCACCTTTAGCTGTTTTAACACAGGATAATATGACAGTAGAAGACATAGAAAACTTGATCAACGAAACCAGCTATAATGGATTTCCTGTTATTATGTCAAAAGAATCACAGAGGCTAGTGGGCTTTGCTTTAAGAAGAGATTTAACTATTGCAATAG AAAGTGCCAGGAAGAAGCAGGAAGGGATTGTTGGCAGTTCCAGGGTCTGTTTTGCCCAGCATACCCCATCACTTCCAGCAGAAAGCCCTCGGCCCTTGAAACTTAGAAGCATACTTGACATGAGCCCTTTCACCGTGACAGACCATACCCCTATGGAAATAGTGGTGGATATTTTCCGGAAGTTGGGTTTGAGGCAGTGCCTTGTGACACACAATGG GATTGTCTTGGGGATCATCACAAAGAAGAACATATTAGAGCATCTCGAGCAACTAAAGCAGCACGTCGAACCCTTG GCGCCTCCTTGGCATTATAACAAAAAAAGATATCCTCCGTCATATGGCCCAGACGGCAAACCAAGACCCCGCCTCAATAATGTTCAACTGAAACCCATAGctgaggagagagaggaaactGAAGAGGAGGTTCATTTGTTGAATAGCACAACACTTTAG
- the CLCN3 gene encoding H(+)/Cl(-) exchange transporter 3 isoform X5, with protein sequence MRQRLPEEQQVGPGWARAARCGAAARGGAFRQRDVTRGTAGCSLAARPRWRLWPGTHYTMTNGGSINSSTHLLDLLDEPIPGVGTYDDFHTIDWVREKCKDRERHRRINSKKKESAWEMTKSLYDAWSGWLVVTLTGLASGALAGLIDIAADWMTDLKEGICLSALWFNHEQCCWGSNETTFEERDKCPQWKTWAELIIGQAEGPGSYIMNYIMYIFWALSFAFLAVCLVKVFAPYACGSGIPEIKTILSGFIIRGYLGKWTLMIKTITLVLAVASGLSLGKEGPLVHVACCCGNIFSYLFPKYSTNEAKKREVLSAASAAGVSVAFGAPIGGVLFSLEEVSYYFPLKTLWRSFFAALVAAFVLRSINPFGNSRLVLFYVEYHTPWYLFELLPFILLGVFGGLWGAFFIRANIAWCRRRKSTKFGKYPVLEVIIVAAITAVIAFPNPYTRLNTSELIKELFTDCGPLESSSLCDYRNDMNASKIVDDIPDRPAGTGVYSAIWQLCLALIFKIIMTVFTFGIKVPSGLFIPSMAIGAIAGRIVGIAVEQLAYYHHDWFIFKEWCEVGADCITPGLYAMVGAAACLGGVTRMTVSLVVIVFELTGGLEYIVPLMAAVMTSKWVGDAFGREGIYEAHIRLNGYPFLDAKEEFTHTTLAADVMRPRRSDPPLAVLTQDNMTVEDIENLINETSYNGFPVIMSKESQRLVGFALRRDLTIAIESARKKQEGIVGSSRVCFAQHTPSLPAESPRPLKLRSILDMSPFTVTDHTPMEIVVDIFRKLGLRQCLVTHNGIVLGIITKKNILEHLEQLKQHVEPLAPPWHYNKKRYPPSYGPDGKPRPRLNNVQLKPIAEEREETEEEVHLLNSTTL encoded by the exons GAACTCATTATACAATGACAAATGGAGGAAGCATCAACAGTTCAACACATTTACTGGATCTTCTGGATGAACCAATTCCTGGAGTAGGAACGTACGATGACTTCCATACCATTGACTGGGTTCGAGAGAAGtgcaaagacagagaaaggcaTAGACGG ATtaacagcaagaagaaagaatCAGCATGGGAGATGACAAAAAGTTTGTATGATGCATGGTCAGGATGGCTCGTAGTCACGCTAACTGGCTTGGCATcag GGGCGCTGGCAGGATTAATTGACATTGCTGCTGACTGGATGACTGACTTAAAGGAAGGCATTTGCCTTAGTGCTTTGTGGTTTAACCATGAACAGTGTTGCTGGGGTTCAAATGAGACCACGTTTGAAGAGAGAGATAAATGTCCACAGTGGAAAACTTGGGCAGAGCTAATAATTGGgcaagcagaa GGTCCGGGTTCATACATAATGAACTACATAATGTACATTTTCTGGGCTTTGAGCTTTGCCTTCTTAGCAGTTTGTCTGGTGAAGGTGTTTGCTCCATATGCCTGTGGCTCGGGGATACCTGAG ataaaaactattttgagTGGCTTCATCATCAGAGGTTACCTGGGGAAGTGGACTTTGATGATAAAAACCATCACTTTAGTCTTGGCTGTAGCATCGGGTTTGAGTTTAGGAAAAGAAGGTCCCTTGGTACATGttgcctgctgctgtgggaatattttttcctacctCTTTCCAAAGTACAGCACAAATGAAGCTAAAAAACGAGAG GTATTGTCAGCTGCTTCAGCAGCGGGAGTGTCTGTAGCCTTTGGTGCCCCAATTGGTGGAGTCcttttcagtctggaggag GTCAGTTACTATTTCCCACTGAAAACTTTATGGAGATcattttttgctgctttagtagctgcatttgttttaagGTCCATCAATCCTTTTGGTAATAGCCGCCTAGTTCTTTTTTATGTGGAATATCACACTCCTTGGTACCTTTTTGAACTGCTACCTTTTATTCTTTTGGGAGTATTTGGTGGGCTCTGGGGAGCATTTTTCATCCGAGCAAACATTGCATGGTGTCGTCGACGCAAATCTACAAAGTTTGGGAAGTACCCTGTCCTGGAGGTCATCATTGTTGCAGCAATAACAGCTGTCATCGCATTTCCTAATCCATATACGAGGCTAAACACTAGTGAGCTTATTAAAGAGCTCTTCACAGACTGTGGGCCGTTAGAGTCCTCCTCCCTCTGTGACTACAGAAATGATATGAATGCAAGCAAAATAGTAGATGATATTCCTGACCGTCCAGCAGGCACTGGAGTCTATTCAGCTATATGGCAATTGTGTTTAGCactcatatttaaaataatcatgACAGTCTTCACCTTTGGTATTAAG GTTCCATCTGGGTTGTTCATACCTAGTATGGCAATTGGAGCAATAGCAGGAAGGATTGTAGGGATTGCAGTGGAGCAGCTGGCTTACTATCATCACGACTGGTTCATTTTCAAGGAGTGGTGTGAAGTTGGAGCTGACTGTATTACGCCTGGTCTTTATGCCATGGTTGGTGCTGCTGCGTGCTTAG GTGGTGTGACAAGAATGACTGTGTCCCTGGTAGTTATTGTCTTTGAGCTAACAGGAGGGCTGGAGTATATTGTGCCCTTAATGGCTGCAGTCATGACCAGTAAGTGGGTAGGAGATGCCTTTGGTAGGGAAGGCATCTATGAGGCACACATCCGACTGAATGGATATCCCTTCTTGGATGCAAAGGAGGAATTTACTCACACGACACTGGCTGCTGATGTTATGAGACCTCGAAGAAGCGACCCACCTTTAGCTGTTTTAACACAGGATAATATGACAGTAGAAGACATAGAAAACTTGATCAACGAAACCAGCTATAATGGATTTCCTGTTATTATGTCAAAAGAATCACAGAGGCTAGTGGGCTTTGCTTTAAGAAGAGATTTAACTATTGCAATAG AAAGTGCCAGGAAGAAGCAGGAAGGGATTGTTGGCAGTTCCAGGGTCTGTTTTGCCCAGCATACCCCATCACTTCCAGCAGAAAGCCCTCGGCCCTTGAAACTTAGAAGCATACTTGACATGAGCCCTTTCACCGTGACAGACCATACCCCTATGGAAATAGTGGTGGATATTTTCCGGAAGTTGGGTTTGAGGCAGTGCCTTGTGACACACAATGG GATTGTCTTGGGGATCATCACAAAGAAGAACATATTAGAGCATCTCGAGCAACTAAAGCAGCACGTCGAACCCTTG GCGCCTCCTTGGCATTATAACAAAAAAAGATATCCTCCGTCATATGGCCCAGACGGCAAACCAAGACCCCGCCTCAATAATGTTCAACTGAAACCCATAGctgaggagagagaggaaactGAAGAGGAGGTTCATTTGTTGAATAGCACAACACTTTAG